One Cynocephalus volans isolate mCynVol1 chromosome 5, mCynVol1.pri, whole genome shotgun sequence DNA window includes the following coding sequences:
- the ADGRF1 gene encoding adhesion G-protein coupled receptor F1 has protein sequence MRVGVLWLVTFFTVTEGHHGFLERNDGIRTKRELTVNKKKHPGPFQEYELLLQVAYRDSKEKRDLENFLKLLKPPALWLHKPMKIIRAKATTSCGTLNGILRCACEEGYTWFPPTCLDPQNCNLHMAGSPPSCDCHHHNLSQSVNFCERSKVWGTFKINERFTKDLLNSSSAIYSRYTTEIENQLKDAYKGIQGFESVQVTQFRDGSIIAGYEVIGSSSTTELLSAIEQVAGKAEAALCRQFPLEDGSFRVFGKAQCNSIVFGFGSKNDEYTLPCSSGYTGSIMARCQSSGWQVIKETCVLLQLEELKRNFSVIIGSATEAAVSSVVHNLSVIIQQSPSTTAGNLASVVSILNNVSSLSSASHFRVSNSTMEDVINITDHILNSTSVTHWTVLLQEEKHASSQLLKALENISILVPPTALPLNFSRKFINWKGIPVTKSQPPKDYNYQIEMFQKNTSIPIRGHVLIGSDQFQRSLPETIISMASLTLGDILPNTQDGNAQVNGPVISMVMPNHSINEIFLIFSKIDSNLSQPHCVFWDFSHLQWSNAGCYLVNETLDTVMCRCTHLTSFSMLMSPFVPPVIIPAVKWITYVGLGISIGSLILCLIMEALFWKQIKKSQTSHTRHICMVNIALSLLIADVWFIIAAAVDTTVNPSGICIAAVFFTHLFYLSLFFWMLVLGTLLAYRIILVFHHMAWPLMMVVGFCLGYGCPLLISVITIVVTQPNSSYKQKDVCWLNWSGESKPLLAFVVPALTIVVVNLVVVLLVLKKLWRPAVGERLSRDDKATVLRMGKSLLILTPLLGITWSFGIGTMVDSQNLAWHVIFALLNAFQGFFILCFGVVLDSKLRQLLFSRLSSLSTWTQTSKQKSSDLCAQPKFSKPFNPLQNKGNYAFSHTGDSSNDDIMLTQFLSTE, from the exons ATGAGGGTCGGAGTGCTGTGGCTCGTCACTTTCTTCACTGTCACTGAGGGCCATCATGGTTTCTTGGAG agaAATGATGGCATCAGAACAAAAAGAGAGCTCACCGTGAATAAAAAAAAGCATCCAG GCCCATTCCAGGAATATGAACTGCTGCTTCAGGTGGCCTATAGAGATTCCAAGGAGAAAAGAGACTTAGAGAATTTTCTGAAGCTCTTGAAACCTCCAGCATTATGGTTGCACAAGCCAATGAAGATTATTAGAGCAAAGGCCACCACAT CCTGTGGCACCTTGAATGGGATCTTGCGGTGTGCCTGTGAAGAAGGCTATACCTGGTTTCCTCCCACATGCCTTGATCCCCAGAACTGCAACCTTCACATGGCTGGATCACCCCCAAGCTGTGACTGTCATCACCACAACCTCAGCCAGAGCGTCAATTTCTGTGAGAGATCAA AGGTTTGGGGTACtttcaaaattaatgaaagattTACAAAAGACCTTTTGAATTCATCTTCTGCTATATACTCCAGATATACAACTGAAATTGAAAATCAA cTTAAAGACGCGTACAAAGGAATTCAAGGTTTTGAGTCAGTTCAGGTCACCCAATTTAG GGATGGAAGCATCATTGCTGGGTATGAAGTTATTGGTTCCAGCAGCACAACTGAGCTGCTGTCTGCCATTGAACAGGTAGCCGGGAAGGCTGAGGCAGCCCTTTGCAGGCAGTTCCCACTAGAAGACGGCTCTTTCCGAGTGTTCGGAAAAG CACAGTGTAACAGCATTGTCTTTGGATTTGGGTCTAAGAATGATGAGTACACTTTGCCCTGTAGCAGCGGCTATACCGGAAGCATCATGGCCAGGTGCCAGTCCTCGGGGTGGCAGGTCATCAAGGAGACCTGTGTGCTCCTTCAGCTGGAAGAACTGAAGAGG aatttcagtGTGATCATAGGCAGTGCCACTGAGGCAGCCGTGTCATCTGTGGTGCACAATCTTTCAGTCATCATTCAGCAAAGCCCATCAACCACAGCTGGGAATCTGGCTTCGGTGGTATCCATTCTGAACAATGTTTCTTCCCTGTCATCGGCAAGCCATTTTAGGGTGTCCAACTCGACAATGGAG GATGTCATCAATATAACTGACCATATACTTAATTCAACATCAGTAACTCACTGGACAGTCTTACTGCAGGAAGAAAAGCATGCCAGCTCACAGTTACTAAAGGCATTGGAAAACATCAGCATTCTGGTACCTCCAACAGCTCTACCTCTGAATTTTTCTCGGAAATTCATTAACTGGAAAGGAATTCCAGTTACCAAGAGCCAACCCCCAAAGGATTACAACTATCAGATTGAAATGTTCCAAAAAAATACCTCCATTCCCATCAGAGGCCATGTGTTAATTGGGTCAGACCAATTCCAGAGATCCCTTCCAGAAACTATTATCAGCATGGCCTCCTTGACCTTGGGGGACATTCTACCCAACACCCAAGATGGAAACGCTCAGGTCAATGGGCCTGTGATATCCATGGTGATGCCAAACCATTccataaatgagattttcttaatcttttccaAGATAGATTCAAATCTGAGCCAGCCTCATTGTGTGTTTTGGGATTTCAGTCATTTGCAGTGGAGCAATGCAGGCTGCTATCTAGTGAATGAAACTCTAGACACGGTGATGTGCCGATGTACTCATCTGACGTCCTTCTCCATGCTGATGTCACCTTTTGTCCCTCCTGTGATCATCCCCGCTGTGAAATGGATCACCTATGTGGGGCTGGGTATCTCCATCGGAAGTCTCATTTTATGCCTGATCATGGAGGCTCTGTTTTGGAAGCAGATCAAAAAAAGCCAAACCTCGCACACACGTCACATTTGCATGGTGAACATAGCCCTGTCCCTGTTGATTGCTGATGTTTGGTTTATTATTGCTGCCGCTGTGGACACCACAGTAAACCCTTCTGGAATCTGCATAGCTGCAGTGTTCTTTACACACCTTTTCTACCTCTCTTTGTTCTTCTGGATGCTCGTGCTTGGCACCCTGCTGGCATATCGGATCATCCTCGTGTTCCATCACATGGCCTGGCCTTTGATGATGGTTGTTGGGTTCTGCCTGGGCTATGGGTGTCCTCTCCTTATTTCTGTCATCACCATTGTGGTCACACAACCTAACAGTAGCTACAAACAGAAAGATGTGTGCTGGCTTAACTGGTCTGGTGAGAGCAAACCTCTCTTGGCTTTTGTTGTCCCTGCACTGACTATTGTGGTTGTGAACTTGGTCGTTGTGCTGTTAGTTCTCAAGAAGCTCTGGAGGCCAGCTGTTGGAGAAAGACTAAGTCGGGATGACAAGGCCACTGTCCTCCGCATGGGGAAGAGCCTCCTCATTCTGACCCCTCTGTTAGGGATCACCTGGAGCTTTGGTATAGGAACAATGGTGGACAGCCAGAATCTGGCTTGGCatgttatttttgctttactCAATGCATTCCAG gggttTTTCATCTTATGTTTCGGAGTGGTTTTGGATAGTAAG CTGCGACAACTTCTATTCAGCAGGTTGTCTTCATTAAGCACTTGGACACAAACATCAAAG CAAAAGTCATCAGATTTATGTGCCCAACCCAAATTCTCAAAGCCTTTCAACCCACTGCAAAACAAAG gCAATTATGCATTTTCTCATACTGGAGATTCCTCCAACGATGACATCATGCTAACTCAGTTTTTATCAACTGAATAA